AATACTTCCCATTGATAAACAGCTGAGGCAAGCTCACTGCTTTACCCTTCAAAGCCTCCTGCAGCTCAGTCCTATATGACCTGTCCATCGATATATCCCTCTCATCAACGCACACTCTAAAACCCCTCATAATCACCCGAACCGCGCAGCAATCCTCGTACGTCTTCCTTATCCCCCTCAAACTAGTGTAGTACAGCACAACCCTATTGTCACCACAAGGCAAGCAGCAAGATCCATCACTTTCTGCATCAGCCACCGCAGAAGTCACACTATCCGACTCCAAAGACGCAATCTTTATAGGCTTCACGGCCTCTTCACACACATTCTTCCTCCCCAGCAAAGCCCTACGGTAGCTAGACGCCACATTGGTGTCCAATTTGGCCAGGAAAGACTCCTCAGACAAGTGCTTCCACAGCGGCTTCGACACCGGATGCTCCACAAACTCATAGGATTGCTCCAATTGATCACCATCCATCTGAATTTCCCCCAATTTCTTGGGATTTTCGACAAATTGGTAGCGAAATTCCTCTTCGTCGAGGTCCTCCATGAGCTCCCACGTGTTGATGACCGAGTCGGGCGACAGAGGGTCCTCGGAAATCCCTAAATCTCGAGGCTTATCGCGATTTGGGGGTGATGAGGGCAGCGCGAGGGAGCCGTAGGTGGTGGATGTGAGAGAAACGAAGTGATTGGAGTCCCCTTTTCTCAGAGGAGGGTGGTGGATCAGAGGGGTAGGCAGGGAGAGAGTCCTCGACACCGGCGTGGAAGAGGCGTCGGAGAAGGAGTGGTGTGGAGATTGCAGCTGCGAATTGGTGGAGGAATTGGAGTTGGGATCTTCCTGTTGAGCGATGAAATTAGCTGGGCGTGAAGCAGTGCACCCCATTTTGCTGAAATTAACCACAGAAATTGAAAGTCGACCCTTTTTCCCCCTTTCCAACTACAATGATTGATTGAAgcttttccaaaaaaaaaattcggaaAAATCTCTTTGCGGCCTTTCTTCAGTAAGTTTGAGGGCGATTTAGAGGTTGAAGAAGTATAGGTGAGAGGGGTTTGTCATTGGAGGACAGAAATTAATGCATTTATAACGAATAgagttgtaaatttgtaattataaATCAGACGAGACGAGACGAGACGAGACGAGACGAGAAAActacttaggccatccacaacactgtctctataccgtctcttaaaccgtctcttaactactatttgagcactatttgagggccccactgtccttttttcctccatctcttaactaagagacggaggctgcaacgctccgtctcttaaccgtctctataccgtctcttaattactattcattcaatttaatttataattttttttaaaacccaattcaatttaaacaaacacactttattaaaattaaaacaaaataaaaaaacacacaaaataaaaaaacacacaaaataaaaaaacacacaaaataaaaaaacacacaaaataaaaaaaaattaatcggaagggctaatcatcctccggaggcggtcgaggttgagggggagtcggaaggccaagttgtgctgccatatgcacaattccgttccaccaggcggcgtattgggagtgcgagaagcgggaagtgtccgccattgtggcggtcatgtacgccaccataagtgtgtccgagcctcctcgcgagcccgatcctgaggccggctggcttgattcgcctcggcccttccttgctctagccgctttcgccgccttcgtcccttgcggctgACGGCGCCtactcgcggatcctcctgcatcgccgaccgtacccgcaaactcctgggattcagcatcatgttggctgatgccttcagcagtgtcaccaccagacgcaccagcactagacgagtattggccactcgccgtatgcttcgtgcgcttcgagtttgagcccgagctggagcggaaaccgccggcccatcgttcctcgtccttgacggcgcgccaaacatcaacaaatctgaattgatgtccctcgtcctggtagtaggcgcgcaaagcggacgtcaaaatgtcggtggccgtggcgccgctttggtagcgcgcctcttccgccgagtagatgccgcagaattttttgacctgtcggtcgactcggtcaaagtgacagcggatcattttaactgtgcgcttgcgggagcggttcggcttt
This portion of the Salvia splendens isolate huo1 chromosome 10, SspV2, whole genome shotgun sequence genome encodes:
- the LOC121753193 gene encoding uncharacterized protein At5g39865-like; its protein translation is MGCTASRPANFIAQQEDPNSNSSTNSQLQSPHHSFSDASSTPVSRTLSLPTPLIHHPPLRKGDSNHFVSLTSTTYGSLALPSSPPNRDKPRDLGISEDPLSPDSVINTWELMEDLDEEEFRYQFVENPKKLGEIQMDGDQLEQSYEFVEHPVSKPLWKHLSEESFLAKLDTNVASSYRRALLGRKNVCEEAVKPIKIASLESDSVTSAVADAESDGSCCLPCGDNRVVLYYTSLRGIRKTYEDCCAVRVIMRGFRVCVDERDISMDRSYRTELQEALKGKAVSLPQLFINGKYFGGAEEIKQLHEAGELAKLLQDFPITDRGIVCEACGDARFMPCPSCSGSRKVYGGEDGKLRRCPGCNENGLVRCPGCFP